From one Halosimplex rubrum genomic stretch:
- a CDS encoding 30S ribosomal protein S27ae: MPRHEFYDEDGSTDREQCPRCGDTFLADHGDRQHCGKCGYTEWE, encoded by the coding sequence ATGCCCCGCCACGAGTTCTACGACGAGGACGGCTCGACCGACCGCGAGCAGTGCCCGCGCTGCGGCGACACCTTCCTCGCCGACCACGGCGACCGCCAGCACTGCGGGAAGTGCGGCTATACCGAGTGGGAGTAA
- a CDS encoding bifunctional N(6)-L-threonylcarbamoyladenine synthase/serine/threonine protein kinase, with the protein MAPTSSPTDASDDIRRVLGIEGTAWAASAAVYEVETDGVTIESDPYQPESGGIHPREAAEHMSEAVPSVVETMLAEARAQAADDVGRAPEEPPIDAVAFSRGPGLGPCLRIVGTAARAVAQRFDVPLVGVNHMVAHLEVGRHYSGFDAPVCLNASGANAHVLAFRNGRYRVLGETMDTGVGNALDKFTRHVGWSHPGGPKVEAHAKEGEYVDLPYVVKGMDFSFSGIMSAAKDEYDAGTPVEDVCRGLEETVFAMLTEVSERALSLTGREELVLGGGVGQNERLQGMLREMCEQRGAELHVPENRFLRDNAGMIAVLGAKMAAAGDTLAIEASAIDSDFRPDEVAVSWRAGDSEADPAPAASTRVDAGETAAQQGAEATVSVEGDRVVKRRVPRSYRHPALDERLRRERTRVEARLTSEARRCGVPTPLVLDVDTAESTIVFQRVGDRDLDAGLTAERARAVGRHLATIHDAGFVHGDPTTRNVRVGSAGGGAAGESSADGDDRVFLIDFGLGYHTGHEEDHAMDLHVFAQSLAGTADDADRLQAAAEDAYRATSERGETVLDRLRAVEGRGRYQ; encoded by the coding sequence ATGGCTCCGACCTCGTCACCGACCGACGCGTCCGACGATATCCGCCGAGTCCTCGGGATCGAGGGGACGGCGTGGGCGGCCAGCGCCGCCGTCTACGAGGTCGAGACCGACGGGGTCACGATCGAGAGCGACCCGTACCAACCGGAGAGCGGCGGCATCCACCCCCGCGAGGCCGCCGAACACATGAGCGAGGCCGTCCCGAGCGTCGTCGAGACGATGCTCGCCGAGGCCCGAGCACAGGCGGCCGACGACGTGGGTCGCGCCCCCGAGGAGCCGCCGATCGACGCCGTCGCGTTCTCGCGCGGCCCCGGCCTGGGTCCCTGCCTGCGGATCGTCGGGACGGCGGCCCGCGCGGTCGCCCAGCGGTTCGACGTGCCGCTGGTCGGCGTCAACCACATGGTCGCCCACCTGGAGGTCGGGCGCCACTACTCGGGCTTCGACGCGCCCGTCTGTCTCAACGCCAGCGGCGCCAACGCACACGTCCTCGCGTTCCGAAACGGCCGCTATCGCGTCCTCGGGGAGACGATGGACACCGGCGTCGGCAACGCGCTGGACAAGTTCACCCGCCACGTCGGCTGGTCCCACCCCGGCGGGCCGAAGGTCGAGGCCCACGCGAAGGAGGGAGAGTACGTCGACCTGCCCTACGTCGTCAAGGGGATGGACTTCTCGTTCTCGGGGATCATGAGCGCCGCCAAAGACGAGTACGACGCCGGGACGCCCGTCGAGGACGTCTGTCGCGGCCTGGAGGAGACGGTCTTCGCGATGCTGACGGAGGTCAGCGAGCGGGCGCTGTCGCTGACCGGCCGCGAGGAACTCGTCCTCGGCGGGGGCGTCGGGCAGAACGAGCGCCTCCAGGGGATGCTCCGGGAGATGTGCGAGCAGCGCGGCGCCGAGTTGCACGTCCCCGAGAACCGGTTCCTGCGGGACAACGCGGGGATGATCGCGGTGCTGGGCGCGAAGATGGCCGCGGCGGGCGACACGCTCGCTATCGAGGCGTCGGCCATCGACTCCGACTTCCGACCCGACGAGGTGGCGGTGAGCTGGCGGGCCGGCGATTCCGAGGCCGATCCGGCGCCGGCGGCGTCGACGCGCGTCGACGCGGGCGAGACGGCCGCACAGCAGGGCGCGGAGGCGACCGTCTCGGTCGAGGGCGACCGCGTCGTCAAGCGGCGGGTCCCCCGCTCCTATCGACACCCCGCGCTGGACGAGCGACTGCGCCGCGAGCGGACGCGCGTCGAGGCGCGACTCACCAGCGAGGCGCGCCGCTGTGGCGTCCCGACGCCGCTCGTGCTCGACGTGGACACCGCCGAGTCGACGATCGTCTTCCAGCGGGTCGGCGACCGCGACCTCGACGCCGGGCTGACCGCCGAGCGGGCGCGAGCGGTCGGGCGACATCTCGCGACGATCCACGACGCCGGCTTCGTCCACGGCGACCCGACGACGCGGAACGTTCGCGTGGGGTCGGCCGGCGGCGGAGCCGCGGGGGAGTCGTCCGCGGACGGGGACGACCGCGTCTTCCTCATCGACTTCGGGCTGGGCTATCACACCGGTCACGAGGAGGATCACGCGATGGATCTGCACGTCTTCGCCCAGAGCCTCGCCGGGACGGCCGACGACGCCGACCGACTGCAGGCCGCCGCCGAGGACGCCTACCGCGCGACCAGCGAGCGGGGCGAGACCGTCCTCGACCGCCTCCGGGCGGTCGAGGGGCGGGGCCGCTACCAGTGA
- a CDS encoding 30S ribosomal protein S24e, whose product MDIDIIEEDENPMLHRTDVRFEMTHDEATPSRLSVRDSLAAKLNKDAEEVVVHELDTKFGMRKTVGYAKVYDDAEYARDVEQDHMLERNKIVADDGEGEQAEEA is encoded by the coding sequence ATGGACATCGACATCATCGAGGAAGACGAGAACCCGATGTTGCATCGGACGGACGTGCGCTTCGAGATGACCCACGACGAGGCGACGCCCTCGCGGCTCTCCGTGCGCGACTCCCTCGCTGCGAAGCTCAACAAGGACGCCGAGGAAGTCGTCGTCCACGAGCTCGACACAAAGTTCGGCATGCGCAAGACCGTCGGCTACGCGAAGGTCTACGACGACGCCGAGTACGCCCGCGACGTCGAGCAGGACCACATGCTCGAGCGCAACAAGATCGTCGCCGACGACGGCGAGGGCGAACAGGCGGAGGAAGCGTAG
- a CDS encoding glucose 1-dehydrogenase, whose translation MPEFDDKTAIVTGASGGIGEAAAKRFAAEGASVVVADLKVEEGEATVADIEDAGGEATFVETDVSDPADAGAMVDVAVDTYGGLDFAFNNAGIEGERAATSDQPVDNFERVIGVNLKGVFLGMRAEIPVMLDDGGGAVVNTSSIAGRLGFPEISPYVASKFGVIGLTKTAALEYSGEGVRVNAVCPGVIDTPMVQRSQDDDPEMMEQTAAATPIGRIGEPAEIGDAAVWLCSEDASFVTGEAMTIDGGYTSQ comes from the coding sequence ATGCCAGAGTTCGACGACAAGACAGCGATCGTGACCGGAGCGAGCGGCGGTATCGGCGAGGCGGCGGCGAAACGGTTCGCCGCGGAAGGCGCCTCGGTGGTCGTCGCCGACCTGAAAGTAGAGGAGGGGGAGGCGACCGTCGCCGACATCGAGGACGCGGGCGGCGAGGCGACGTTCGTCGAGACGGACGTGAGCGACCCCGCCGACGCCGGTGCGATGGTCGACGTGGCCGTCGACACCTACGGCGGCCTCGACTTCGCGTTCAACAACGCCGGGATCGAGGGCGAACGCGCGGCGACGAGCGACCAGCCGGTCGACAACTTCGAGCGGGTGATCGGCGTGAACCTGAAGGGCGTGTTCCTCGGGATGCGCGCGGAGATCCCGGTGATGCTCGACGACGGCGGCGGCGCGGTCGTCAACACCTCGTCGATCGCCGGCCGGCTCGGGTTCCCGGAGATCAGCCCCTACGTCGCCAGCAAGTTCGGCGTGATCGGCCTGACGAAGACCGCGGCGCTGGAGTACAGCGGCGAGGGCGTCCGCGTCAACGCGGTGTGTCCCGGCGTCATCGACACGCCGATGGTCCAGCGCTCGCAGGACGACGACCCAGAGATGATGGAGCAGACCGCCGCCGCGACGCCGATCGGCCGGATCGGCGAGCCGGCGGAGATCGGCGACGCCGCCGTCTGGCTCTGCTCCGAGGACGCCTCGTTCGTCACCGGCGAGGCGATGACGATCGACGGGGGGTACACGAGTCAGTAA